A genome region from Lactobacillus sp. ESL0791 includes the following:
- a CDS encoding GntR family transcriptional regulator yields MSLQENAYSYLKKEILAHHFDYQKVYSATKIANQLSISRTPFRNALQNLSQEKYIDIIPNKGFMLHRLTEKEVIEMYEVRSAIESYSAYYLLQNQQQNFAKDITSKLKKSLLKQAKIIEKDDITFSKEDFNFHRILVSSTKNQVFIDLHNRYSYMIKLLAINAYKNSNRKKEVIAEHQQIYDAIMSKDATLTLTSVLDHINSPKNLDLKTIRHQINI; encoded by the coding sequence ATGAGTCTGCAAGAAAACGCTTATAGTTATTTAAAAAAAGAAATTTTAGCTCATCATTTTGATTACCAGAAAGTTTATTCCGCAACTAAAATTGCTAACCAATTAAGTATCTCTAGAACACCATTTCGAAATGCTTTACAGAATTTATCGCAAGAAAAGTATATTGATATTATTCCTAATAAGGGTTTTATGCTGCATCGATTAACAGAAAAAGAAGTTATTGAGATGTACGAGGTACGGTCTGCAATTGAATCATATTCTGCTTATTATCTTTTGCAAAATCAGCAGCAAAACTTTGCAAAAGATATCACAAGCAAACTAAAAAAATCGTTGCTTAAACAAGCAAAAATTATTGAGAAGGACGACATTACTTTTTCTAAGGAAGATTTTAATTTTCATCGTATTTTGGTTAGTTCAACTAAAAATCAGGTTTTTATTGATTTGCACAATCGTTATTCGTATATGATTAAGTTGCTTGCAATTAACGCATATAAAAATTCTAACCGCAAAAAGGAAGTTATTGCTGAACACCAACAAATATATGATGCTATTATGAGTAAAGACGCAACTTTAACACTTACATCGGTTCTAGATCATATTAATTCACCTAAAAATCTTGATTTGAAAACAATTCGGCATCAAATAAATATATAA
- the garR gene encoding 2-hydroxy-3-oxopropionate reductase — protein sequence MKRIGFIGLGIMGNPMSQNLLKAGFNVSVNDLNDKAVAKLAALGAKEQTPENMAKNTDIIITMLPAAKQVWSVLNGPKGILQNAHPGLIILDMSSIGPTDAKAIAQEAATHQVETLDAPVSGGEPKAIDGTLSIMVGGKKETFAKVTDVLQAMGHDIVLVGDHGSGVTAKLANQIIVNLNIAALSEALVLAAKAGIDIEKMYQAIRGGLAGSAVMDAKVPLILDRNFKPGGTMAINMKDLTNVLQTAHDLDVPVPFSSQLLEIFHALKADGKIMDDHGGIVQYFEKIANVTVTRGEK from the coding sequence ATGAAAAGAATTGGTTTTATTGGTTTAGGGATCATGGGCAACCCTATGTCCCAAAATTTGTTAAAGGCAGGGTTTAATGTCTCTGTTAACGACTTAAACGACAAAGCAGTCGCTAAACTAGCTGCTCTCGGTGCTAAAGAACAGACTCCTGAAAATATGGCTAAAAATACAGATATTATTATTACCATGCTTCCTGCAGCTAAACAAGTTTGGTCTGTACTGAACGGACCAAAGGGAATTTTACAAAATGCTCATCCTGGTTTAATTATTTTAGATATGAGTTCAATCGGACCGACTGATGCCAAAGCAATTGCCCAAGAAGCAGCTACCCATCAAGTAGAAACTTTGGATGCTCCTGTAAGTGGTGGTGAGCCAAAAGCGATTGACGGAACTCTGTCAATCATGGTCGGCGGAAAGAAAGAAACGTTCGCTAAAGTAACAGATGTATTACAAGCAATGGGACACGATATCGTTTTGGTAGGTGATCACGGCAGCGGTGTTACCGCTAAGCTTGCAAACCAAATTATCGTCAATCTGAACATTGCCGCTCTTTCTGAAGCTTTGGTTTTAGCTGCCAAGGCGGGAATTGACATTGAAAAAATGTATCAGGCAATTCGTGGGGGCTTAGCCGGAAGTGCTGTAATGGATGCTAAAGTACCATTAATTTTAGACAGAAACTTCAAACCAGGCGGAACAATGGCAATCAACATGAAAGATCTAACCAATGTTTTGCAAACCGCTCATGACTTAGATGTCCCTGTTCCTTTCTCAAGTCAATTGCTGGAAATCTTCCATGCTTTGAAAGCAGATGGAAAAATCATGGATGATCATGGTGGAATTGTACAATATTTTGAAAAAATTGCTAATGTAACTGTTACTAGAGGTGAAAAATAA
- a CDS encoding four-carbon acid sugar kinase family protein produces MSAIDAKETFASLPPEPEFDKVTALLKPALAQFATKIIVLDDDPTGSQTLHDISVYTNWSITSIRQGFAEKNSMFYILTNSRGLTENETKTLHTEIAKNICQVASETRQKFLIISRSDSTLRGHYPLETEILKKVIEKEMTIKYDGEVIMPFLKEGGRFTINDVHYVQMGEKLVPAGETEFAKDATFGFKSSNLKDWVQEKTVGRYLAKDVTSIELADLRTLNITKITAQLQHVKNFNKVIVNAADYCDVQVFVIALIQAITNGKNFIFRTAAALPKIIGGVSDKPLLTKNDLVAQDTTAGGLIIVGSHVQKSTEQLNELKKLSNIKFIEFNATKILTKEGLIPEEERVSAEVNKLLQQGRTVTVYTSRKKIEAADNNEEHSLKLSVSISEAITNIVKNLTVKPRFLIAKGGITSSDVGVHGLGVKRATVAGQIKPGIPVWNTGMEAKFPKLAYVIFPGNVGNKETLREVVEELDKR; encoded by the coding sequence ATGTCAGCCATTGATGCAAAAGAAACTTTTGCTAGCCTTCCACCAGAACCTGAGTTTGATAAAGTTACTGCATTGCTTAAACCCGCTTTAGCCCAATTTGCCACCAAGATTATTGTCCTAGACGATGACCCAACTGGTAGTCAGACTTTACACGATATTTCCGTTTATACAAATTGGTCAATCACCAGCATTCGGCAAGGGTTCGCAGAGAAAAATAGCATGTTTTATATTTTAACTAATTCTCGCGGCCTAACTGAAAACGAGACAAAAACTTTACACACAGAAATAGCAAAAAATATTTGCCAAGTTGCTAGTGAAACACGGCAAAAGTTTTTAATTATTAGCCGAAGTGACTCTACATTACGCGGACACTATCCCTTAGAAACCGAAATACTTAAAAAAGTGATTGAAAAGGAGATGACAATTAAATATGACGGTGAGGTAATTATGCCGTTTCTTAAAGAAGGCGGCCGCTTCACAATTAATGATGTTCATTATGTCCAAATGGGTGAAAAACTAGTTCCTGCTGGTGAGACAGAATTTGCTAAAGATGCAACATTTGGCTTTAAGTCTTCTAACTTAAAAGATTGGGTTCAGGAAAAGACCGTCGGAAGATATTTAGCCAAGGATGTTACTTCGATTGAGTTAGCTGATTTACGTACTTTAAACATTACTAAAATAACTGCCCAACTGCAGCATGTTAAAAATTTTAACAAGGTAATTGTCAATGCTGCTGATTATTGTGACGTCCAAGTTTTTGTAATTGCTCTAATTCAAGCAATTACAAATGGTAAGAACTTTATTTTTCGAACTGCCGCTGCTCTTCCAAAAATTATTGGCGGCGTGAGCGATAAACCGCTTTTAACAAAAAATGATTTAGTGGCCCAAGATACCACGGCAGGAGGTTTAATTATCGTCGGTTCACATGTACAAAAATCAACGGAGCAGTTAAACGAGTTAAAAAAATTATCAAATATTAAATTTATTGAATTCAATGCAACCAAAATTTTAACAAAAGAAGGCCTGATCCCCGAAGAAGAACGTGTTTCAGCGGAAGTCAATAAATTATTACAACAAGGAAGAACTGTAACAGTCTATACTTCAAGAAAAAAGATCGAAGCAGCAGACAACAATGAAGAACATTCCTTAAAGTTATCTGTTTCTATTTCTGAAGCTATTACTAATATAGTTAAAAATTTAACAGTTAAACCAAGATTTTTGATTGCCAAAGGAGGAATCACTTCTAGTGATGTTGGCGTACACGGATTGGGAGTGAAACGTGCTACAGTTGCAGGTCAAATAAAACCAGGAATTCCCGTTTGGAACACAGGCATGGAAGCCAAATTTCCTAAATTAGCCTATGTCATTTTCCCAGGGAATGTCGGCAATAAAGAAACCTTGCGTGAAGTCGTTGAAGAGTTAGATAAAAGATAA
- a CDS encoding alpha/beta fold hydrolase: MLFISLLLCAISMVGSYLVKTDFGNVTVKDFSILNANGHKIAATMYKPKTADSKHPAPAVVSLHGSYNSRISQGFSALELAKRGYVAVTIDNDGHGDSDNYKSNPMDAFFTVTAHPGSAFNNLKTAPTSGIADMVEYMCNNLDFIDKKQIGVTGHSLGGKISDAAYAFFKIQNHLKKSNDKISAVFLVGNQQLSVPNKKGKPIWQPYITYDPDNKPKSGDEVPLYYNVDYGVNASQFDENNYTTEAGGPWTFYKSNNARTFINELDNEHLTKKDDVKVGHLYKGTVHGSKEKYIRILYQPKEIHMVNPYALAANRNVVDFFQKAFKAPHYIDPQNTTMQYQQLFSFIGVIGFFMAIYSFACILLTTNFFGTLLVKSDSDIFRPDYPETVSGKIWYWGLMIIGSIIPVLWLMPLSMWIGGHKGPTFSQRSLFGTVIWPQGLQLEQAIWVASAGIATIVFFALRYYLSMKKEGANPAEWNMGISANNAWKTFCLAALAVLFGYAVVGVAAYFFDSYFSVLNWVISFPNKTDFLIALRYIPLFAIFYFTNAFTQNIGRMVKTRAEWKNTLLMCVINELGLLLLWIYQYYTFSQKGSVPLNSARVMQTWTFFIIQSLCVIFARRFYLKTGKIYLGCTISSLVFTIIACSHTMTLNVTNWWF, translated from the coding sequence ATGTTGTTTATTTCTTTGTTATTATGTGCTATTAGCATGGTTGGCTCCTATTTAGTGAAAACAGATTTCGGCAATGTTACGGTGAAAGATTTTTCTATTCTAAACGCTAATGGCCACAAAATTGCCGCAACAATGTATAAACCAAAAACAGCAGATTCTAAGCATCCCGCGCCAGCAGTTGTCTCCCTTCACGGAAGCTACAATTCACGGATAAGCCAAGGGTTTTCTGCCTTAGAATTAGCCAAAAGAGGTTATGTCGCAGTCACAATTGATAATGATGGTCACGGCGATTCAGACAATTACAAATCCAACCCAATGGACGCATTTTTTACCGTAACGGCACATCCAGGAAGCGCATTTAATAATTTAAAAACTGCACCAACTTCCGGAATTGCTGATATGGTTGAATACATGTGCAACAATTTGGACTTCATTGATAAAAAGCAGATTGGTGTCACAGGACACTCTTTGGGCGGAAAAATATCTGACGCAGCATACGCATTCTTTAAAATTCAAAATCATTTAAAAAAATCAAATGACAAAATCAGTGCCGTATTTCTAGTCGGTAACCAGCAACTGTCCGTTCCAAATAAGAAAGGCAAACCTATCTGGCAGCCATATATCACTTATGATCCAGACAATAAACCAAAAAGCGGTGATGAGGTTCCACTTTATTACAACGTTGACTATGGTGTCAACGCATCGCAATTTGACGAAAACAACTACACAACAGAAGCCGGCGGCCCTTGGACTTTTTACAAATCAAACAATGCAAGAACTTTCATTAACGAACTTGATAATGAACATTTAACCAAGAAAGATGACGTAAAAGTTGGGCATCTCTATAAGGGCACTGTTCACGGCTCAAAAGAAAAATATATTCGCATATTATATCAACCTAAAGAAATTCATATGGTTAATCCCTATGCTTTAGCCGCTAACCGCAATGTTGTCGATTTTTTCCAGAAAGCATTCAAAGCACCGCATTATATTGACCCCCAAAATACAACCATGCAGTATCAACAACTATTTAGTTTTATCGGTGTAATTGGTTTCTTTATGGCTATTTATTCATTTGCCTGCATTTTACTGACAACAAACTTCTTTGGCACGTTATTGGTAAAATCAGACAGTGATATTTTCAGACCAGATTACCCAGAAACGGTATCCGGTAAAATATGGTATTGGGGATTGATGATTATCGGATCAATCATTCCTGTACTTTGGTTAATGCCTTTATCAATGTGGATCGGTGGACACAAAGGCCCGACATTTTCTCAAAGAAGCTTATTCGGCACCGTCATTTGGCCGCAAGGATTGCAGCTGGAACAAGCAATCTGGGTGGCCAGTGCAGGAATTGCCACGATTGTATTCTTTGCCCTACGCTACTATCTATCAATGAAAAAAGAAGGAGCTAATCCTGCAGAATGGAACATGGGAATTTCTGCAAATAATGCATGGAAAACCTTTTGTTTAGCAGCCTTAGCGGTACTATTTGGTTACGCCGTTGTTGGTGTGGCAGCATACTTCTTTGACTCTTACTTTAGTGTGCTAAATTGGGTTATCAGTTTTCCTAACAAAACCGATTTCTTAATCGCACTGCGCTACATCCCGCTTTTTGCTATTTTCTACTTTACAAATGCATTTACACAAAACATTGGAAGAATGGTCAAGACACGGGCCGAATGGAAAAACACTTTATTAATGTGTGTAATCAACGAGTTAGGACTACTATTGTTATGGATTTACCAATATTACACGTTCTCTCAAAAAGGAAGTGTGCCGTTAAACAGTGCTAGAGTGATGCAAACGTGGACTTTCTTTATTATTCAAAGTTTATGCGTCATTTTTGCAAGAAGGTTTTATTTAAAGACAGGAAAAATTTATCTAGGATGTACTATCAGTTCCCTCGTCTTTACAATTATCGCCTGCAGTCACACAATGACACTTAACGTAACCAACTGGTGGTTTTAA
- a CDS encoding LysR family transcriptional regulator, with protein MNLNDLKIFRSIYELGSLNKAAQALGYAQSNVTARLQSLEKEFATTLFLRTQKGVMPTKAGRILYSASLNIEAELAKVTAEISKQGQSLLGDEVLVNYVLHNDSLFQGSNFTKIIVKTQSTIAQEAASNLYDMIVTFVDLTKNKNYHRQKEGLLAANYLVSSADESARAEMPVLVNSDPQCAFRKQTLHDLQQEEQITEVDSLQAIETLVKQGKGIALLPSSVAEQESLIKLKKQDVYLQYYIYQANVG; from the coding sequence ATGAATCTTAATGACTTAAAAATTTTTCGGTCCATTTATGAATTAGGTTCGTTGAATAAGGCTGCACAGGCATTGGGGTATGCGCAGTCGAATGTCACCGCCAGGCTGCAGAGCTTGGAAAAAGAATTTGCAACAACGTTATTCTTGCGGACACAAAAAGGAGTAATGCCAACTAAGGCTGGCCGAATTTTGTACTCTGCTAGTCTCAATATTGAAGCAGAATTAGCAAAAGTTACCGCGGAAATAAGTAAGCAGGGACAGAGTCTGCTGGGAGATGAGGTTTTGGTAAATTACGTTTTGCATAACGATAGTTTATTTCAAGGCAGTAATTTTACCAAAATTATTGTCAAAACACAGAGCACAATTGCACAGGAGGCGGCCAGCAATCTGTATGATATGATTGTGACTTTTGTTGATCTCACTAAAAATAAAAATTATCACCGACAAAAAGAGGGGTTACTTGCGGCTAATTATCTAGTCAGTTCTGCTGATGAAAGTGCGCGGGCGGAAATGCCGGTTTTGGTAAATAGTGATCCCCAATGTGCTTTTCGAAAGCAGACACTGCATGATCTGCAGCAAGAAGAGCAGATTACCGAGGTGGATTCGCTCCAGGCCATTGAAACTTTGGTCAAGCAGGGAAAGGGTATTGCGCTGCTTCCCAGTTCGGTTGCCGAACAAGAATCTTTGATCAAACTAAAGAAGCAGGATGTTTACTTGCAATATTATATTTATCAGGCTAATGTGGGATAA
- the gap gene encoding type I glyceraldehyde-3-phosphate dehydrogenase yields the protein MTIKIGINGFGRIGRLAFRRIFELGTTDIEVVAINDLTDPEMLAYLLAHDTIHGAFPATVSADSTGIIVDGKHYNVYAEKDAAKIPWVNNDGVEIVLEATGFYTSQEKASAHLRAGVKKVLISAPAGKMPTVVYGVNQSTLTSADKIISPGSCTTQSVALLAQPLNQEYGIKVGSLTTVHAYTASQNLTDSPRGKNKRANRAATENIIPHSSGAAKAIGLVIPELDGKMTGKAQRVPVRDGSLTELALVLNQSVTASDINNLFKKITANNESFAYDDSGVVSSDIIGDTHGAIFDPTMTEVLDMDSNTCLAKVHAWYDNEYGFTCNMVRTLRYFAQL from the coding sequence ATGACTATTAAAATTGGCATCAATGGCTTCGGCCGTATTGGGCGCCTAGCTTTCCGGCGTATCTTTGAATTAGGTACCACAGATATTGAAGTAGTTGCCATCAATGATCTAACCGATCCAGAAATGCTGGCCTACCTGTTAGCACACGATACAATTCATGGTGCTTTTCCCGCTACAGTTAGTGCCGACAGCACTGGCATTATCGTCGACGGCAAACATTACAATGTTTACGCCGAAAAGGATGCTGCCAAAATTCCGTGGGTTAACAATGACGGCGTGGAAATAGTGCTTGAAGCAACTGGTTTTTATACCAGTCAGGAAAAGGCCAGTGCTCATCTCAGAGCAGGAGTTAAGAAAGTGTTAATTTCCGCTCCTGCAGGTAAAATGCCAACTGTAGTTTATGGCGTCAACCAAAGTACCTTAACCTCCGCAGACAAAATCATTTCGCCCGGTTCATGTACAACGCAGTCAGTTGCGCTTTTGGCACAGCCACTTAACCAAGAATACGGCATCAAAGTCGGCAGCTTGACAACAGTTCACGCTTACACCGCATCTCAGAATCTAACCGACAGTCCCCGCGGGAAAAATAAACGGGCTAACCGAGCTGCAACTGAGAACATCATTCCCCATTCAAGCGGTGCGGCTAAAGCTATCGGCTTAGTTATTCCCGAATTGGACGGGAAAATGACCGGTAAGGCGCAGCGTGTCCCTGTGCGGGACGGTTCTCTGACAGAATTAGCACTAGTACTGAACCAATCTGTTACTGCTAGCGACATCAATAACTTATTCAAAAAAATTACTGCCAACAATGAATCTTTTGCCTATGACGACAGCGGCGTTGTCTCATCGGACATCATTGGCGACACCCATGGAGCCATCTTTGACCCAACCATGACCGAAGTTCTGGACATGGACAGCAACACCTGTCTTGCAAAAGTACACGCTTGGTATGATAACGAATACGGTTTTACATGCAATATGGTTAGAACCCTGCGTTACTTTGCCCAACTGTAA
- a CDS encoding 2-dehydropantoate 2-reductase, producing MKIVIAGSGAMGLRFGWQLKHSGNDVTLIDGWDKNIAAIRKDGVTAEINGKKASEKMPILALEEVAGQTEKADLVVVFTKSMGLEKMLSTIQPVIGENTYILCLLNGLGHVEVLEKYVKKDHIIMGVTMVSTSMPGPGQVRFDGNGQTELQCLDASGTDETKKVVDVFNKAGMDAVYSENVVYSIWRKACVNGVVNSICALLECSMQEFGKTSGADFLTRKIIDEFADVAEREGVFLDRKEVIDHVEKSFALDHYPSMYQDLVANHRPTEIDYINGAVWQKGVKYSVATPYCETITRLIHTKEEAMGVK from the coding sequence ATGAAAATTGTTATTGCAGGCTCAGGAGCAATGGGCCTAAGATTCGGCTGGCAGTTGAAGCACAGCGGCAACGATGTGACTTTGATTGATGGCTGGGACAAAAATATTGCTGCCATCAGAAAAGATGGGGTAACCGCAGAAATCAACGGCAAAAAAGCCAGCGAGAAAATGCCGATTCTTGCGCTGGAAGAAGTTGCTGGTCAAACCGAAAAAGCTGATTTGGTTGTTGTTTTCACCAAGTCGATGGGACTTGAGAAGATGCTGTCTACCATTCAGCCAGTGATCGGTGAGAACACCTACATTCTCTGCTTGTTAAACGGCCTCGGTCACGTAGAAGTTTTAGAAAAATATGTCAAGAAGGATCACATCATCATGGGAGTCACTATGGTTTCTACCAGTATGCCTGGACCTGGTCAAGTAAGATTTGACGGTAATGGCCAAACCGAGCTGCAATGCTTAGATGCCAGCGGCACAGACGAAACCAAAAAGGTAGTTGATGTTTTCAACAAAGCAGGAATGGATGCGGTTTACAGTGAAAATGTCGTCTACTCAATTTGGCGTAAGGCCTGTGTAAACGGTGTTGTCAATTCTATTTGTGCATTATTGGAATGCAGCATGCAGGAATTTGGCAAAACTTCAGGTGCCGATTTCCTGACACGGAAAATCATCGATGAATTTGCCGACGTAGCAGAACGCGAGGGTGTTTTTTTAGACAGAAAAGAAGTAATAGACCACGTAGAAAAATCCTTTGCACTTGATCACTATCCTTCAATGTACCAGGACTTGGTAGCTAACCACCGACCAACAGAAATCGACTACATCAACGGTGCTGTTTGGCAAAAGGGCGTTAAGTACAGTGTTGCTACACCATATTGTGAAACAATCACACGATTAATTCACACCAAAGAAGAAGCTATGGGTGTTAAATAG
- a CDS encoding type II CAAX prenyl endopeptidase Rce1 family protein, with translation MLEEKNIRKWHLWQTIIQDAILLLCLFVGLMNKNLFSQRREWLMVLCLFLSCFEFVLLKPEGKYPAIWQKINHYLATASICYTLMCSLAAITQLLNFYHLINPTFWMLLIMLYSFVMYIPMAKLALQKIANNWGRIIVLSWIVFVFLVNSQVNIAGNLHYAKLLQIVINSGFTGVITTLIITSFVMRPWRINRPKFAFSCKAGWGTNSFIILIMTLELGFLLLGVLTQSHFSLPKINLASVFLGLRAGIGEEWVMRFMLISLFIQIFQNSKYRSFLVILCDGVFFGVWHLQNIFSQSPKATLVQMLQISGLGLLLAAAYLYTGSLLVPITFHGVYDFLLFIMHNEASNNGVFKSRMADPTAVQWLGTFVYVIFYVVITLIIVLGKRHQQVLNYNLEHDFL, from the coding sequence ATGCTAGAAGAGAAAAATATTAGAAAGTGGCACCTTTGGCAGACAATTATTCAGGATGCAATCTTGTTGCTATGCTTATTCGTAGGATTAATGAATAAAAATCTATTTAGTCAAAGACGAGAATGGCTCATGGTACTTTGTTTATTCTTATCTTGTTTTGAATTCGTATTATTAAAACCGGAAGGAAAATATCCGGCTATATGGCAAAAGATTAATCATTATCTGGCAACGGCGAGCATTTGTTATACATTGATGTGCAGCTTAGCAGCTATAACGCAACTCCTTAATTTTTATCATTTAATCAATCCCACTTTTTGGATGCTTCTGATCATGCTATATTCGTTTGTCATGTATATTCCCATGGCCAAATTAGCTTTACAAAAAATTGCCAACAACTGGGGCAGAATAATTGTTTTATCGTGGATTGTTTTTGTTTTTTTAGTTAATTCACAAGTCAATATTGCCGGCAATTTGCATTATGCTAAGCTATTACAGATAGTAATAAATTCAGGTTTTACAGGAGTAATAACCACCTTGATTATCACTTCGTTTGTAATGCGCCCATGGAGAATCAATCGTCCTAAATTTGCTTTTAGTTGTAAAGCAGGATGGGGTACAAATAGCTTTATTATCTTGATTATGACACTTGAACTCGGCTTTCTTTTATTAGGGGTGTTAACACAGTCACATTTTAGTCTACCAAAGATAAATTTAGCTAGTGTTTTTCTTGGACTGAGAGCGGGAATTGGTGAAGAATGGGTAATGCGCTTTATGCTTATCAGCCTTTTTATTCAAATTTTTCAAAATAGCAAATATCGAAGTTTTTTAGTTATACTATGTGACGGTGTCTTTTTTGGTGTATGGCACCTACAAAATATTTTTTCGCAATCACCTAAAGCTACCTTAGTGCAAATGCTACAAATTAGTGGACTAGGGTTACTGCTTGCTGCAGCTTATTTATATACTGGCTCATTGTTGGTGCCGATAACCTTTCATGGTGTCTATGACTTTCTTTTATTTATTATGCATAATGAAGCAAGCAATAATGGTGTTTTCAAGTCAAGAATGGCAGATCCAACAGCAGTTCAATGGCTGGGGACATTTGTTTATGTTATCTTTTACGTGGTGATTACCTTAATAATTGTTCTGGGCAAACGTCATCAGCAGGTCCTTAATTATAATTTGGAACATGACTTTTTATAA
- a CDS encoding ABC transporter ATP-binding protein, whose translation MSFKTILKWLPKWLLVALLVATVISSFDGVILATATATIADFNRNSTAGQIILFIMLSVGAWIIVYVAMAVREALLNNAIKRLNTKLKENFIYQQLLSAHLATDAADNVSKLFNDFKLVETNYYRAAFNLVVDLAMAVVSAVYILWQNFSLGLIFIVFSTLPMLTPKLFGKVNIKASSNWQSASSIFTGKVTDLFRGLHTVKTYLAEKTVYQDTDHYLKRMEISYQTMNNWQAVALGVSAILSTLSFMIPTGIGLLMMIKGQTTVSSVLAIYMATDRVVGPLRGCAQYLNQMKTTTNIRMNLHDQIIKFSPQPVIVQTSKPQINFVNVSFTYRNNRKILQNLTLKLPYGSKVLITGASGVGKSTLLNLIQGFIRPTTGQLYLEDNFGKTTELLKSGLIAYIQQSPYLFNDTLRFNLTLGEEFTDEACQKVLKQVGLSNELGIGALDKSYGEAGKELSGGQRQRVEIARALLFNKKIILLDEATSNLDLQMTQKVRMVIHQLPCTVIEVAHHYDEGEVQQFGFKHYELAGQRLQKV comes from the coding sequence ATGAGCTTTAAGACTATTCTTAAATGGTTGCCTAAGTGGTTACTAGTAGCATTGTTAGTAGCTACTGTTATTTCATCTTTTGATGGTGTGATTTTAGCCACAGCTACGGCAACTATTGCTGACTTTAATAGAAACTCGACTGCTGGTCAGATAATCTTGTTTATTATGCTTAGTGTAGGAGCTTGGATCATAGTTTATGTGGCAATGGCTGTTAGGGAAGCGTTGCTTAATAATGCGATTAAGCGATTAAATACCAAGTTAAAAGAAAATTTTATTTATCAGCAGCTGCTTAGTGCACACCTTGCAACTGATGCGGCTGATAATGTATCGAAACTCTTTAATGATTTTAAGTTAGTGGAAACTAATTATTATCGGGCAGCTTTTAATTTGGTAGTGGATCTTGCAATGGCCGTGGTTTCAGCAGTTTATATTTTGTGGCAAAATTTTTCATTAGGACTGATTTTTATTGTTTTTTCAACTCTGCCAATGCTAACTCCTAAATTGTTTGGTAAAGTAAATATTAAGGCCTCTAGTAATTGGCAATCTGCTAGTAGTATTTTTACTGGTAAAGTCACAGATTTGTTTAGAGGGTTGCATACGGTTAAAACTTATTTAGCTGAAAAGACTGTTTATCAAGATACGGATCATTATCTTAAACGAATGGAAATTTCTTACCAAACGATGAATAATTGGCAGGCTGTTGCATTAGGCGTATCAGCAATTTTGTCTACTCTTAGTTTTATGATTCCAACAGGAATTGGCTTGTTAATGATGATTAAGGGACAAACAACTGTAAGTAGTGTACTGGCAATTTATATGGCGACTGATCGTGTAGTGGGGCCACTGAGAGGTTGTGCGCAATACCTCAATCAAATGAAAACCACAACCAATATTCGTATGAATTTGCATGACCAGATAATTAAATTTTCGCCGCAACCGGTAATTGTACAAACGAGTAAACCGCAAATTAATTTTGTAAATGTTAGTTTTACCTACCGTAATAACCGCAAAATTTTACAAAATCTGACATTAAAACTGCCTTATGGTAGTAAGGTGCTGATCACTGGTGCATCAGGAGTTGGCAAGTCAACCTTGTTGAATTTGATTCAAGGCTTTATCAGACCAACAACCGGTCAACTGTATTTGGAAGACAATTTCGGTAAAACGACGGAACTGTTAAAATCTGGGCTAATTGCTTATATTCAGCAAAGTCCATATCTCTTCAATGATACTTTGCGTTTTAATTTAACTTTGGGAGAAGAATTTACGGATGAAGCTTGTCAAAAGGTGTTAAAGCAAGTCGGTTTAAGTAATGAATTAGGGATTGGCGCTCTTGATAAGTCTTATGGTGAAGCTGGGAAAGAGCTGTCTGGTGGTCAAAGACAGCGAGTCGAAATTGCTAGAGCACTCTTATTTAATAAAAAGATTATTTTGTTGGATGAAGCTACTTCTAACTTAGACCTGCAAATGACGCAAAAAGTACGGATGGTAATCCATCAATTACCTTGTACTGTAATTGAGGTCGCGCATCATTATGATGAAGGTGAAGTACAGCAATTTGGTTTTAAGCATTATGAATTAGCAGGACAGCGATTGCAGAAAGTATAA